One Oryctolagus cuniculus chromosome 7, mOryCun1.1, whole genome shotgun sequence genomic window, TCTGATTCCCAGAAAGAGGGATGTAGAGGTGCCAGTCTGAAGTGATTTTATGGAGCAATAAAAACTTAACTACAGTGGTCACTTTGAATAAGgcataaaaatgttcatttgaaGCATCTGGGCAGATACCAGTCTATACAAATACGtgaaataaagatgaaaacaggATATTTTGATGGTTGAGGCTGTGAGAAATGCAGGAATTGGATAAAAGAGTTGCAACTATCCATCCTGGAGAACAGTCAGATACTTCAGAAATGGGGTGTAGGCCAAAGGCTACTTAACGTTGAAGGAAACTCAGATTTTCCAAATACTCAAGGAATTCTCCTAGTCCTGATGTTACACTGGAACTCtcaaaaatacatgttttctcttcctttatCTTAAAAATCTCCAGCTCCCACAGGAAGCTTTCTTAGTTTGATATTAATATGTGctgttttttacttctttttgatATGATCTGCTTAATGTTTAATGGTTCCtccttttattaaatttaatttagcaACTGCTTGTTGTCCCCACTCTGtttctaagaaataaatatgtTTGAATCTCGGAAGGACTCAAATACCTTAGTTCCAATAGTTAAATACAGTCATTGTGTTGCTTCTTTGGCTTTTATATCCACTCCAGTACTCACTCACAGGTAATATTCAGCTAATATCAGggattttgataaaaatattaagcaTATGAATACAACAGAAAACTACCTTGAAAAATGCAttagtggccagcgccgcggctcaataggctaatcctccacttagcggcgccagcacacagggttctagtcccagtcggggcaccggattctgtcctggttgcccctcttccaggccagctctctgctgtggccagggagtgcagtggaggatggcccaagtgcttgggcctgcacccacatgggagaccaggagaagcacctggctcctgccttcggatcagcgtggtgcgccggccgcagtgcgccagccgtggcggccattggagggtgaaccaatggcaaaaggaagacctttctctctgtctctctctctcactatccactctgcctgtcaaaaaataagaagaggaagaaaaaagaaaaatgcattagTCTCATAAGGATGGCCTGGGTAATAACAATGGTGGCAGAGGTGGTATAAATAATGGTAGTATTCCCAGTGGTAGAGACTTAGAACATTGCTTAAATGATTTGACAGACAATAATTGGAAAATTGAATAAATGATTGTGGACATGTTAAAGGTAGGAGTGATGGTGGGAGTGATAGAGGCAGAGATGGGCAGCACAAAAGTGATGGTGGAACCCATGTGGGTTGGATTTCCTTAATAGGGAGGTTACTAGCAATGGATGAGAAATCTCCTTGAAAAgatgatttttaagaaaacaaaattcacTTATGGTGCATCCAAGTTGTTATTCTCTGTGTATGCAGAAAGATATGCAAATTGAATTTTCTCTCCTCATGGAAAGCTACATGATCTTGCAAAACATGCAGTGGCTCAGGTGATGCAATGTACAGGAAATGGATTCCAAAGCCCCACAACCAGAGTGGCATATTGGAGACAAGTCACTTGAGAAACAGAGCTGGTCTCCTTCATCTCCCTGGGCCTGATTTCCTGCCTCAGAGGAACCCTTACTAAAAAACAATCACACTAAGCAACTCCAGGGAATATataaccaggagcttctaggaACATGAAATGTTAAGTAGGGGAGTATCTTAGGGTATAAAGGATGCTCAGGAGGATACTACAAGCCCTAATATAAACAGAATAGGCAGGTAATGGACAGGGATGGAGCAGAAGACATGAGTGTTGTTGAAGAAGACAACAAGAAGAGGGTGTGTGAAGGAAACTCTGGACACATTGATGAGAACACCTACCTCCACACTCACTCATAATGGGTTATATAAAGCATAACGtattcatgttttaaaagatttatttacttatttgaaatgcagagttacagagatagaaagagagagagagataaagagagagagagagagagagagagagagagagagaatatcttccatctgctagttcactcctcacaaGGCTATGacggccagggctagaccaggctgaagccaggagccaggagcttctttggggtctcccacgtgggtggcagggcccaggcatttaggacatctccttctgctttcccaggcacattagacagaagctggattggaagtgaatcagccaggacacgagccagcacccatatgaggtgctgaTATTGCTTGCATGGTTTAACCCACTCCACCACCACAACAGCTTCTAAAGTTATTGATGTTAAAGAAATTGAGGTTACGACAGGAGCAGTGATTGGCTTGATGTAAATTTGTGGCAAAACAAATTTAGAAAGCCAGTTTTCAAAGAGAATGCTTTTTCTGTTACGCTATTGCCCTTCTAGACTTATACCACAGAGGTCTTACCTCATCAATTCGTTCTTCATCATCCCCGTTGAGAATTTCTGATGAATGTCCAGCTTGGAGATCATTACTTAAGATTTACCCTGTCTGCTCACAGATCCTGCATCTGGCTCTACAGTTCTGAGATTTGAGAAATGTCCCAGAATAAtcgtatttctttcttttcctatctCTTTCTTCTTCAACCCATAATGAGGACATTATTAAGTTACAGAAAGGTTCCTTGAAGGAGCCTTTGGAGTCATGTTTTAGAAAGTATACACTTCTCTTTTCCACAGTTTGATACCAATGGTGGTTGGACAAGTATATGTTTTGAGTGGATATCTTAGAGTGTTGTGGGAAGTTTCATCAAGGACTCTAAAGGGATGAGCATGgctattttcctttctctcatgTTTTCTGGTATCTATTTGGGATAAAATCCTGGGACTGAAGACTCCAGAGTGACAGTTTATACAATAGGGAAAGTGTTGATACATGAATTGGGGAACCTGAACTCCTCTCCAACTCCATCAGCAACAAATGTTTAGCAACAGACTTCTGCCTTCTACTTTCAGTTCCTCTTTTGCAAAGGGAAGGGAGTTAATTTGATAGTCTATAAGCTATTTTCAGGCATATGCATTCTATACTTTTGTCTCTAGAGCAATTTCTCAAGAAGAAGTAGCTTGAAGTAGCTAATCTTCTGTTTTATTCTGTGTTCCTAGGAGCCATGGATCCTGTCAACCACACCTGGACCCAGAGTTTCATCCTTGCTGGTTTCACTATCACTGGGACCCTACGACCTCTTGTTTTCTTGGGGACCCTGTGCATCTATCTCCTCACCATTGCTGGGAACTTGTTCATCATTGTCCTGGTCAGAGCAGACTCTGGACTGTCcacacccatgtacttcttcaTCAGCGTCCTCTCTTTCCTGGAACTCTGGTATGtcagcaccacagtgcccacacTGCTCCATACCCTGCTCCACGGGTGCTCACCGATCTCGTCGGCCGCATGCTTTATCCAGCTGTATGTCTTCCATTCCTTGGGCATGACTGAGTGCTACCTGTTGGGTGTCATGGCGCTGGACCGCTACCTTGCCATTTGCCACCCACTCCGCTACCCAGCACTGATGAGCAGACAGGTACAGCTTTGGCTAGCTTTGGCCAGTTGGGCGGCTGGCTTCTCAGCTGCCCTTGTGCCAGCCAGCCTCACAGCCACTTTGCCTTTCTGCCTGAAAGTGGTGGTCCATTACTTTTGTGACCTGGCACCACTAATGCAGCTGGCATgtgtggacacaagctggcatgCTCAGATCTATATTGTAGTGATTGGAATGATTAACATATGTGATCTTGTTCTCATTTTAGGACTCTATGGGGGCATCCTGAAAGCCATACTAAAGCTGCCCTCAGCTGCTAGTCGTGCTAAGGCTTTCTCCACCTGTTCTTCCCACATAACTGTAGTGGCACTGTTCTTCGGCTCTGCTTTCATTGTCTATGTGGGACCCCCTGGGATTCAAGCTGAGGGCATAGATAAGATTATTGCCTTGGTGTATTCTCTTCTTACCCCTTTTCTCAATCCCGTTATATATACCCTTCGTAACAAGGAGGTGAAGGAGGCTTCCAGAAGAGTGACCCAGAAGATTGGATTTGCTTTGAAGAGACTCTAAGGATCTGTAGCATCACTGCGCATCCACTAGGTCATCACAGAATTAATAGGATTGGTTAGTTGAGTAAATCAATTAATCAGCTAATCAATTCAATAATTtatgaaacagaaaattaaattaaaatggattGGGACAGATTGGTAAATGTGGAGTTAGGAGAAACATGGTCTCTGAACAGACTAACATAGAAGAAAGAATACAttagtgaaaaacaatgaaaactagaataaataaaaagtctttatgTAGACTTAAGAATTTATAGATCAACCTATGTTAAGAGAATTTGATAGAAGCTAGTTGTGGGGCTTTGGTTACAAAAGGGTTCCTTGAAAAGGGTTTAGCAGATGGGAAGCgaaattaacaaaaagaaaaatataaggacACCTCGGATATGAATTCATGTATTAATTGTGAGCCATGAGGATAGGGATAAAAAAGTGTGGAACCGAGTTTTCATGATAGATCCTGCAATAAAAGGATTTGTGAAGCCGGAGCTGAAAACGTACTCATTGATGGGGAAAAGCAAGATATTGGAATTTGGGGACTGGCTACATGGATAGTCTGAAGTGAATTATAGAAATGTATACCGTACTTTGTATTTGAAATCTTAGTCAAGCAGGAAACATCATTAATGTAGTCCCTTGTGTACAAAACTAGCTCTGGAGAAGATATGAAAACATAGACACAATTTGTGTTTTCAAAGACATTACAGTTTTAGTTTTGAGGAATCAATTCTGTCTTTCTTGTCTTCTCTCTTTTCCACTTCTCCTGGtttgttcctctttctttctctctttattctaCACatgcagagaccaggaggagcaacAGTACATCGAGTGACACCAAGGGACTGTCTTTTTTCACTTTGCAGTATGGGTATCTGTGGTGGTTCTAGGCAATGAAAAGCAGTGCAAAGGAGTAGCATGGATCAGCAAGAAGGGGATGTAAAAAGAGTAAGTTAAAAGTTACCAAGGTGGAGTCTTAATACCCTGGTCGTCTAGTTGGCACTCCTCTGAAAGTTCTCTTCAGACTAGGTAAGGAACTACAGTATCCTCCTAGGAGATTTCATGTCTCAGAATAGCATGACCACAACTCTACTGAAAATATCAGAATAACATTAATATTTGCAATAAGAACTCTGGACAtcattactctctctctctctctctctctctctctctctttttaaagaaattagacaaatgagattttggttttctatttttgGATAATTAggtcaaaatgttttctttgtaatGAAAGGATGAGTTGGTGGAGGAAAATTTGAGATGACATACATTGGCATTTGGTTCCTGCTAAATTCAGCAATCCCGACTAAGAGCACAGACTGTTTAGTGACCTATGTATCAAATGGGGATGTTGTCCAATTTGTGTTCTTTCTATGGGAGTGTACccttaaataaattttctctGCTATGACATTTAAAGTGTTCCACTTAAAGGGAAACCCAATATAATGTTATTAAGGCAAGATTAATCCTTAGGAAGGAAAATCAATTGTAGAAACAAAAATCTGTGATCCTTTACCTTTTCATgtcaaaactatttttttttttttttgtggtgagcAATAACTAAGTTGAAGTCAGAGGATAAATCAAATACACAATGTTTGAAGACTTACTTAGAACAAATGCCACTCCCACTAGGAAACTGAACCATTGAACTTGGGATTCAGGTGATGCTTAAGAAGTTATCTGGTCAAAATTCCCTGTCTTCACAGAAGATCAAGCTGAAGTCAAAAGGTGGGAAATATAACTTAAGCAAGATCGCAGGGCAGTTTAGAAGTAAGCTGCGAATGGGATAGCACCAAGGTTTCCATCCCTTTCCATTATACCATTATGCGATTTAGGCTCtcgtttttgttcttttttcttttgtccaaGACAAGCAGCACCATGCAGCAGAAGGGGTGGGAATGTGGATTCAGTGAGCCATAGACTTCCTCTGGTGCCTGTCTTTCCCATAGAGGAATTCTGTACCCGAAGAAACATGCTCTGCCATGGAAGTTTACAGGCTTTCCTGGTCAGCCTGTCTGCTCTCGGCCTCTTGCAACTTCTACCTATTTTTTCCCTAGAAGTAACTCTGAACTCTGTAGTCTGATTATATAGGAATCCATGGTTCCATAGAAATATCTTTTATGGGTGAATGTTCTGTGTCTATTTCCTCATTAAATCTCCTAGAGCAGGAAAATGGATAAatgtttttccaaaatgaattGATAGGGAGAATGTAAACTTAGTCAAAAAACAAAGATCTTATCATGCTGTATTATTATGATAAAGGACATCCTTTAAATTATGTGGCAGACCTAATGAAGTATGAAAAGCATTTCTTTCAAGATCAAGAACAGAACAAGATTAATGACAACACAACTTCTATTTAATATTGTACAGGCTGTACTGACTAATGTagcaaataagcaaaaacagaaaagtataaaaagaaaagaagttgaaAGTATCAAAAttggaaacaaaagaaatctgACACTAATTGTAGATGGTTTTCTTATAGTACTGAAATATAGGGAACCACAAATAAATTATTAGACTCAATATGGGAGGTGGACAAGCATAACACAATCATATGAATAAAAAGTCATTTGCATTATTATATAGTAGCAACA contains:
- the LOC100350829 gene encoding olfactory receptor 10C1; its protein translation is MPGKAVENAKYMGLCHPCRIPGLISWLLPSNWLRPEHCKNLEPWILSTTPGPRVSSLLVSLSLGPYDLLFSWGPCASISSPLLGTCSSLSWSEQTLDCPHPCTSSSASSLSWNSGAMDPVNHTWTQSFILAGFTITGTLRPLVFLGTLCIYLLTIAGNLFIIVLVRADSGLSTPMYFFISVLSFLELWYVSTTVPTLLHTLLHGCSPISSAACFIQLYVFHSLGMTECYLLGVMALDRYLAICHPLRYPALMSRQVQLWLALASWAAGFSAALVPASLTATLPFCLKVVVHYFCDLAPLMQLACVDTSWHAQIYIVVIGMINICDLVLILGLYGGILKAILKLPSAASRAKAFSTCSSHITVVALFFGSAFIVYVGPPGIQAEGIDKIIALVYSLLTPFLNPVIYTLRNKEVKEASRRVTQKIGFALKRL